The proteins below come from a single Acidobacteriota bacterium genomic window:
- the nifS gene encoding cysteine desulfurase NifS has translation MAIIYLDNNATTQVAPEVVEAMTPFFTDQYFNPSSMYEAARGPADAISDARKTIAKLLGRAKPSEILFTSCASESNNTAIFGTIAANPDRKHIITSAVEHPAVFEVAHDLVRRGFGVDFIPVDDQGRIDKGEFVRALRPDTLLVSLMHANNESGVIFPIEELSRITKETDPSIIFHTDATQSVGKLEIDLRGSFKNVDLLSCSGHKLHAPKGIGALFIRRGTPCRPYLLGGHQEDGRRAGTENVAFIVGLARALELAMDRRDEDVARITAMRDRLQRELVERIPYLEVNGGEAPRLDNTLNVACHFIEGEGILYQLSEHGICASSGSACTSGSLEPSHVLRAMKVPFTAVHGSVRFSLSRYNTETEIDKVIEVFPEIVSSLRRLSPYWDATADQPRPEGLAMLNETEMPQAREQR, from the coding sequence GTGGCCATCATTTATCTGGATAACAACGCGACCACCCAGGTGGCACCCGAGGTCGTCGAGGCCATGACGCCGTTCTTCACGGATCAGTACTTCAATCCGAGTTCGATGTACGAGGCGGCTCGAGGGCCGGCAGACGCCATATCTGATGCGCGCAAGACGATCGCAAAATTGCTCGGCCGGGCCAAGCCGAGCGAAATACTCTTCACGTCCTGCGCATCGGAGAGCAACAACACAGCGATTTTCGGCACGATTGCCGCCAACCCGGACCGCAAACACATCATCACATCCGCGGTCGAGCATCCCGCCGTCTTCGAAGTCGCACACGATCTGGTGCGAAGAGGATTTGGAGTGGACTTCATCCCGGTCGACGACCAGGGCCGGATCGATAAGGGGGAGTTCGTTCGCGCCCTTCGCCCCGACACACTCCTCGTCTCCCTGATGCACGCGAACAACGAGTCCGGCGTCATTTTCCCGATCGAAGAGCTGTCGCGGATCACGAAGGAGACGGACCCTTCGATTATCTTCCACACCGACGCGACCCAGTCAGTCGGCAAGCTCGAAATCGACCTCCGTGGGAGCTTCAAAAACGTTGATCTGCTCTCTTGCTCCGGCCACAAGCTGCACGCACCCAAAGGCATCGGCGCCCTCTTCATTCGCCGCGGCACGCCGTGCAGGCCTTACCTACTCGGCGGTCACCAGGAGGACGGACGCCGCGCGGGCACCGAGAATGTGGCGTTTATTGTCGGTCTCGCGCGAGCCCTCGAGCTCGCCATGGACCGGCGCGACGAGGACGTGGCGCGCATCACCGCAATGCGAGATCGGCTGCAGCGTGAGCTCGTAGAACGGATCCCCTACCTGGAGGTCAACGGCGGTGAGGCCCCGAGGCTCGACAATACCCTCAACGTCGCCTGCCATTTCATAGAGGGCGAGGGAATCCTTTATCAGCTCTCCGAGCACGGCATATGCGCCTCTTCGGGTTCGGCCTGCACCTCTGGCTCGCTCGAGCCTTCGCACGTACTGCGAGCGATGAAGGTGCCATTCACCGCGGTCCATGGCTCGGTGCGTTTCAGTCTTAGCCGATACAACACGGAAACAGAAATCGACAAAGTGATCGAGGTCTTTCCGGAGATCGTCTCCAGCCTCCGCCGCCTCTCGCCCTACTGGGACGCCACGGCAGACCAACCGCGCCCAGAGGGGTTGGCAATGCTGAATGAGACTGAGATGCCGCAGGCTCGAGAGCAGCGCTAG
- a CDS encoding iron-sulfur cluster assembly scaffold protein: MTWNYSQKTTDLFMAAVQGKPGTHLGEIEEPDGFGEHGSIACGDALRFTFRVERHPNDPKQDKITEARYLTFGCTSAIAASEALCAIIEEGDYTPIEALNITNKDIVNYLEGLPQAKIHCSVMGAEALEAAVFNWAQKRGVDLAELGVDISRDEQEEGRLVCTCFGLTEPYIERKIEELELKSIPEITNAIKAGGACMSCHHTPGGLQDLLNKVWGKQPTAFKELPILPMAREPKAELPRELSPFKFAKLVETVLNEHVRPQLARDGGDLEIVDIKDRVVYVELKGACSDCIGSTNTIKLLVEQVLKDRVDERIRVIQV, from the coding sequence ATGACCTGGAATTATTCACAGAAAACAACCGATCTCTTCATGGCCGCGGTTCAGGGTAAGCCCGGCACGCACCTCGGAGAGATCGAGGAACCCGACGGCTTCGGCGAGCACGGCTCAATCGCCTGCGGCGACGCGCTGCGTTTCACCTTCCGGGTCGAGCGGCACCCGAATGATCCGAAGCAGGACAAGATCACGGAAGCACGCTATTTGACCTTTGGCTGCACCTCGGCCATCGCTGCGTCCGAAGCCCTGTGCGCGATCATCGAGGAAGGCGATTACACGCCCATCGAGGCCCTCAATATCACCAACAAGGACATCGTCAACTACCTCGAGGGGCTGCCCCAGGCCAAGATCCACTGTTCCGTGATGGGTGCCGAAGCGCTCGAGGCGGCAGTCTTCAACTGGGCGCAGAAGCGAGGCGTCGACCTCGCAGAACTCGGGGTCGACATCAGCCGCGATGAGCAGGAAGAGGGTCGGCTCGTGTGCACCTGCTTTGGCCTCACCGAACCCTATATCGAACGCAAGATCGAGGAGCTCGAGCTGAAGTCGATTCCCGAGATCACCAACGCGATCAAGGCCGGAGGCGCCTGTATGTCGTGCCACCACACACCCGGGGGCCTCCAGGATCTCCTGAACAAGGTGTGGGGCAAGCAGCCGACAGCCTTCAAGGAGCTGCCGATCTTGCCGATGGCTCGCGAGCCAAAGGCTGAACTGCCTCGAGAGCTCTCTCCCTTCAAGTTCGCAAAGCTGGTCGAAACCGTTCTCAATGAACATGTTAGACCACAGCTCGCAAGGGACGGAGGCGACCTCGAGATCGTCGATATCAAGGACCGCGTCGTCTACGTCGAGCTCAAGGGTGCGTGCTCCGACTGCATCGGTTCGACAAACACGATCAAGTTGTTGGTCGAGCAGGTGCTCAAGGACCGGGTCGACGAGCGAATTCGCGTAATTCAGGTGTGA
- a CDS encoding TerB family tellurite resistance protein, translating to MPNTTKSTASESSPSSVTEEIRTALRRLEELNRETAGYLKTLAFILHRVAKADDEVTREETDRMEQILVDHAALSRSEAMLAVEIARHCGEIADCGRSYQTSRQFRGSLEEEDGRTIRRFLESVAEADGKIRTSEKAQIRQIATELGLPS from the coding sequence ATGCCGAACACGACGAAATCCACCGCATCTGAGAGCTCACCGTCGAGCGTCACTGAGGAGATCCGCACCGCCCTGAGGCGCCTCGAAGAGCTCAACCGGGAAACGGCCGGCTACCTCAAGACCCTCGCGTTCATCCTCCATCGGGTTGCCAAAGCCGACGACGAGGTGACCCGTGAAGAGACCGACCGTATGGAGCAGATTCTTGTCGACCACGCAGCCCTTTCACGTTCGGAAGCGATGCTGGCGGTAGAGATCGCACGACACTGTGGCGAAATCGCCGATTGCGGTCGTAGCTACCAAACCAGTCGCCAATTTCGTGGCTCGCTGGAAGAAGAGGACGGACGAACCATCCGCCGCTTCCTCGAATCGGTGGCCGAAGCCGACGGCAAAATCCGAACCTCCGAAAAGGCCCAGATACGGCAGATCGCCACCGAACTCGGACTCCCCTCGTAA